The stretch of DNA AACTTCCAATAAATAAATTAAAGCACTGGCAGTCCAACTAAATGAGCGATCTCGTAGGCCTTGCCCAGTTTTAGCATCAAAGTTTTCGGCGAAGCCGCTCTGACGGATCATGTGACAGAGGCCTTGTTTAAGCTGGTTCGCGAGGGTCGTTTCACCAAGTTGTTCAAGTGCTAGATAAATTAGAATGGTCGATGGGGCCCAAACCGCGCCACGCCAATAACTATCTGCGTGATAGTCAGGACTAGCCAACGCTTCAGTAGCGAGACCATAAGTCGTCATAAAGTGTGTTTTTAACTGTTTGACCATCGCCTGATTTAAAGCGGTTGGTAGATAGCGATTCGCGGTAAGACTCATCAAGGGCAGCAAGCTTTGAGATTGGATGGCCTGTTTCGTCTGAGTTTCACGCGCAAATGGCAGTGACTCTTTATCAAAAAAGGTCGTCACTAGACGTTGACTCAATGCTTTAGCTTGTTGTTGCCAGTGATTGGCGGTCGTTAACTGAAGTTCGGTCGCGAGTTTTGCCAACAGATCGTAGTCCATAATTAAATAAGCGGTTAAATCCGGCGAATCCACCACGACTTGATGCTTAAAGACCGTACTATTATCCATACCACTGTCATTACCATGTAAATATTCGACGATACCATCATGATTTGTATCACGATAAGTGACCAGATAGTTGACTTGTTTACTGATCCAGCGATAGATCTGCTGTTTTTGCGCAGTAGTAAGCGACATGACCCGTAACATTTCAGCGAAAATAAGCCCATGGATTGGTGGCTTGGAAAAGTTCCAACGAATGGTTGAATCGCTGATAGATCCCGGTAGTTGGCCAACGGCGTCCTGGTAATCAAAAACGGTTGCCATTTGCGCCCACGCCAAGTCTGGGTGAGTGCGCATCAAGGCGAGTGCCATGAAACAATGATCCCAAGTCCAGACGCCCGGAAAGTGATTATTTGAAGCATAGACGGAAGGATAATGTAGTAAGCCGGTTGGTGCCACGGTGTCCGACCACAGAATATAATAGGCGTCTTGATAAATTGATTTAAATTTTTGGGGACACTTTGTTAGCTGACTTGTCGTAATAAAGTCAGCCATTTTTTGTTTGTTTTGGGCGACAAGGGTCTCAAATTCAGGTAGTTCCCAATGTGGATTAGCCATATTATGCTGAATCTCTTGAATTGCGACGACCATTTTACCCGCGGCGTTTGGCTGCACTAAAATATCCGAACGATTATGGGCAGTCGAGTTACTACCAGTGGTATCCACTTGTAATTCCTGACTAAGTTGGTCGGTTCCAGCCAAAGTATAGACAAGATACTTTGTCAGATTCTTGTAACTATTGATGATATAGTAGGGCTGCTCAGCTGAGCCTAGCTGGTAACTGTACTCAAAATTGAATTTAGGCTGACTACAGATCTTGAGCCCAAGCTGTGTGTTACTTTCAAAAACTAAGGTATCTTTGTCGCCAAAAGTGAGGTTAAGCTGGCCAAATTTGGTGCTGATCGTGACGCTGGTCGCCGTCATCTTAGTCGTAAAGTCTGTGACTACTTGTTGGTGGTACAACGGGATGAGCTCAAGGCTATTCATGTTGGCCTTCGAGTCACCGTGCAATGAGCGTAAGAATAAGTGTTGATTTTCAACGAGTAAGCCCATGTAGGATCCATAGAAACTAAAGGTATTAAGTTCAAGTCGCATTTTTTCTAACTCCTAACGTGAACAAATTTTATTATATATGCCTATCTAACAACTAAGATATTAATTCTAAAATTAGCACTTGTCAAATTTGTTTAAACGAATTATAATGATGGCTGTAAACGTTATCAAAAACAAAACGGGGGGATTGTTATGTCAAAAGCGTTAAAAACACCTGTCAGTGAAATTGTTAAGTTGGTTGGGGGCAAAGCAAACATTGATTCGGCAACGCATTGCATTACACGGTTAAGATTAGTTTTAAAGGATAAAAAGGCTGTGGATCTCAAGGGGCTGGATCAGATTGACCTGGTTCAAGGCACTAATTTTGTGGGTGATCAATTTCAAATCATTATTGGTCCCAGCGTGGGCAAAGTGTACGATGAGTTCATGGCCCAGATTGGGGAGATTAAGCCGAGCACCACTAAGCCGACCCATTCAGGCAATTGGTTGCAACGTTTGGTATCATTATTAGGCGATATATTTATTCCAATTATTCCAGCTATTGTTGCCGCTGGGCTCCTCATGGGGGTCAATAATGTTTTAGGAAACCAAGGTATTTTTTATCCAAAAGCCTCATTCATTCAGATGCATACTGAATGGAAAGGGGTTTACGATATTATTCAATTGATTGCCCAAACGTCTTTCGCTTTCCTGCCAGCGTTAATTGGTTGGTCAGCGGTGAAACGTTTTAAAGGAAATCCATTGTTAGGAATTGTTTTAGGGCTGATTTTAGTTAATCCGTCATTAATGAGTGCGTATGATTACGCTGCTAATCCGGCAAAGGCCCCGACTTGGAATATCTTTGGCTGGCACGTGGCGCAAGTGGGCTATCAAGGTCAAGTGATTCCCGTATTAGTTGCCGCTTGGTTATTGGTCAAACTAGAAAAATATTTTGAAAAACATATTCCGGATGCGCTACAGCTTGTCTTAGTGGCACCATTAGCGCTATTGATTTCAGGATTTGCCTCGTTTCTTTTCATTGGTCCAGTCACGATGGCTGGCGCTAATGTGATTACGAGTGGCGTAGTCAATTTATTTAACGCGGCACCCGTGATCGGTGGGGCCTTGTATGGGTTCATTTGTGCGCCCCTGGTGATTACTGGGATGCATCATTTATTCTTGGGCGTTAACTTGCAGATGGCTGGGACGCTGGGGTACGTTACTCTCTGGCCAGTCGGTGAACCAGTGACAATGGCCCAAGGTGCAGCCTGTTTAGCCATGACGTACATTTTTCGTAAGGACGCTAAGAAAAAGAACGTGGCTTGGACCAGTGGGTTGTCGTCGTTTCTTGGTATTACGGAACCCGCAATTTATGGGGTTAATTTGAAAAATCGTTATCCATTCGTCGCCGTCATGTTAGCTGGTGCGATTGGTGGTGGCTGGATGGGATTCTGGCATGTTCGTTCAACTAGTGTTGGTGTTGGTGGGGTCTTGAGTTTCTTGAGCGTCTTTCCAAAGCAATGGGGCCTCTATCTCACCGGTGAAGTGATGACCTTTGTTTTGACCATTGTGTTCACGCTGCTCTTGATGCACACAAAGCTGAATCCTGCTAAGAATGCTAAAGCTGGGGCGACACCTAAACAAGTGCCCACGGATCTAATGGCCTATGTTGATGGGAAAACAATGCCGATTACCGAAGTAAAAGATACGATGTTTTCACAAAAACAACTGGGCGATGGGGTCGCAACGACACCGACTGGTGAACAGATTTATGCGCCAGCAGCGGGTGTCATCAGTGCTTTAATGCCACATGCGGTCGGCATGACTTTAGATAATGGGATGGAAATCTTGATTCATATAGGTTTAGAGACGGTCAATTTGAAAGGTCGCGGTTTTGAAACTTCAGTCACACAAGGTCAACGGGTCACTGCCGGGACAAAATTAATTCATTTTGATGATCAATTGTTGAAAAAGGAAGGCTATGACGATTCTGTCATGATGGTCGTGACCAACCAAGGTAATTTGGTTGCGGGCGTTGATTTTAAGACTCATCTAAGCCACGTTCAGGTCGGTGAGCCCATTGCCAATGTGAGTTATTTACCCTTGGCAGATGTTGATGCCGGCGGGCTAGAGGCGTAGTTGGCGGGATACGTTGACTTTCGTCAGCTAGAATTCTATACTGAGTTGAAATTAACTTAGCCTTAAGCAACACGTTAAATCGTTCCTGGCTTAATTTGCTGGAACGATTTTTGGTTGTCGGCCATTTTCAGAAAGCAGGACAATTATGAGTGGATTTAGTGATTCAGATGCAACGACCATTAATCTCGGTCAACCCCAAGCCCCACATACCTTAACGGCGATTCTTAATTTGGGTTGTGAAGATACCCAAGATTGGTGGTTACCTAATGTTGACGAGCTATTCCAAGCGGTTGATGATGGTCAGCTACAAGTTCATCTAAAATTTTGGAACAAGATCAAGGAACCACTTCGCAATGGAAATATTGCCAATGGTTATATTGACTATCAACAGCCAGAGCAAGCTTTGACCTACATTGAAGCTGTTTTTCAAGGGCAGGACGACCTGCGAGGATTGGCTAACGCTGCGGTGCCAGCTTATCTTGAACAAACTTATGGCGTGAAACCGTACGCTGCGGCTGCGGCAGTTAAACAGCAAATTGATCAGGAAGTTGCCGCGAATGGGATAACGAGTCTGCCAACCTTGATTTTCGATGGCAAGATGAGGTTTGATGAGCAGCTCGTACCACTCAGTCAACTATTATAAGCAGGTTTAGTCAGCGTCATAGACGCGGTCAAGTCACCTCAAACAGGTGGCTTTTTTAGTATAAATAAATTTGTAACACCTTTTAATAGTAATTTTCAAGGCATTTTCATATACTTGATTCGAAATATGAAAGCGCTAACAAATTTTGCATGGTGGTGATAAGAATGGATTGGGGATTGATTAATGCGCTGGGGTACTTAGTATTAGTGTGTTTATGTTTACGATCATTTTGGTCGTTTGTCGCAGCGACCTGTTGGCTTGGTCGTCAAGTTGGTTGCTGGCTATTAGATGAGCCACAAATCAGCCGCTTGTGGGTCAAGTTGCCACTCAATATTCGGTTACAGCAGCAACATCCTGAATTGCGCTTCGCTAATCTAATTAATGGTCTCGGGGGTTATGTTATTTTAACTGCCGGAATCACTCATTATTGGACTGTCGAGCAAATTGACGCGGGAGCGCTGGGATGGTGGGCTTGGGGCCTGATTGGAATTCTGTTGGTTATTAATAGTTACCAACGTCGTTTCCTCCGGTATTATCGGCAACATCCGCTGTCATAACTGTCCCAGTTCAGTTTTAGAATTGTCCGCACTTTCCAAAATTAAAGCGCTACCATAGACTTAATTGTAGGGGGTGACGGGGAATGCCAATTTCTAATCCAAACAGATTTATTGAGGGACTTAATTTAACGACACTGGGGATTTTAATCGTAATCTTAGTGGCAGTTAGGGTTTATAATCAGCGGCATCATTTGACGAGTCGACTGGACTACTTTTTTGCCCACTTGGCTGGTTATGTGAAATGGGCGCAACAAGCTCAGCAGGTCCAGCCAGCTATTTTAAAAATTCACCTGTCCTATCAACGCTGGCTGGGACATGGTTTTTGGCAATTAGTGTTATTATTAGGTCTCAACTTTGGTCTGGCACTCAGTTTACACGCGCCACTCAACGGGTGGTTCTGGTGGTCAGCTTTGGCACTGTGTCTGGGATTACAGACAGCGGTGGACCAATTGATCAAAGCTAAGCTGGCTCGGCAAATGAAAGGCGAATTGGCCACTTATTTAATCCTAATGGCGGCGCAATTTAGCTGATTGATGCGCACACTAAATTAAATGGTTCAGATGAGGTTGAGAGTTTAGCGACCAGGTTGGCGGATTAATTAATTGTTTCTTGGGGTGGCTCGTGGTATCTTTTAAATAGTAATTATTACCATTTAAAAGAGAGGTAACGTCAAATGGAAAAACAAGATTTAGCCAGTGCACGCCGTCGCATGCGTAGTACTAATATTAAGTCGCGTAAACGAGCCCTAAAAGTGTTACATGATTATCGCCGTCAGTTGCAAAAGGCGAAATAAAGACATCAAAAATAGTTGGTTAGCGTTTGATTGCTAATCAACTATTTTTAGTTGGAATTTTAATTTTTCCGCCGGCGACGTTTGGTGATTTCCCAGCTGGTAGCTATAACTGCGATAATTAATCCCAAACCAATGGCCGTTAAGGCTTGTGTTCGGCGTTCGTCAGTTTGCGGTAACTGACCAGTATGCAAGGCAGCTAAGCCACGAATACGTAAACTTTCTAATTTAGTTGCGCGAATTGGGGCCTTGGCTACGTGAGCTTGCCTGATGGCTGTATCAATTTTGCTTAAAACACGCTTGACTGCCGTTGTTCGTTGCGCTACCGGTAAACTCAAGGCGGCGTTTAATTCAGTTTCGAGTTCGGTGACGATTTTGGCGTCGTCCGTAGTTGTTTCGTTTCCGGTCTGAGTCTCAATGGGCACAGCGGTTTCTTCAGTAACTGCTGGTTCGGCCACAGTTTCTTTTTCTACTGAATCCGGATTTTCTGATTTTGATTCAGTAGTATCACTTTCTTCAACGATATCTTCGTCTTCAGAATCAGGTTCGACGACATCATCTTCGTCTTCCGGATCAGGTTCGATGACATCATCTTCTTCCTCTGGATCAGGTTCGACGATATCATCTTCTTCCTCAGGATCAGGTTCGATGACATCATCTTCTTCGTCTTCCGGATCGGGTTCGACGATATCATCTTCTTCCTCAGGATCAGGTTCGACGACGACATCATCTTCGTCTTCCGGATCAGGTTTGGTGACATCTTCTTCCTTTTCTTTAGGGTCATGCTCATTATCGGTATTGTCCTGTAAATCCCAACGGTGTGTTTCGCCACTCACTGTCACGTGAGTCGCGATTAAATTACCATCCATATTTTGATTAGCAATTAACGTTGCGCGTGGTGCTAAGACACTACCTTGGAAGCGGGCATTAACGTCAAAGGTTCCAGTAAATGGTTGTTGATTGGCATGTAAATTCCATAGAAGATGATTATCACCGTAAGCATCCGCGTCTTTATTAGCACGGACGGTCCCATCTGGATAAGTGACTTTGATTTCACTGTTGTTGGGATAGATCGTTTGCCCGTTAGTTTCAACATTGAAAATAATTGTGTTGCCGTTTGCGTCAGGGGAGACGCCTTTAATAATTAAAGGACGGTCTTTTGCTAAAACATCTGCGTCTAAATTGATTATAATTTGACCAGCTTCGTTGGGAGTCATATCGGTAACGTCGATTGTCCGTTGATTTTCATCTTTGAAATCGGCTGTCGCATAACTGGCGTTGGAAACTTGCCGACTCAGATTTAGGCTGGTTTCAGTTAGTTTGGCGAATTCTGCGTCGAAATCAATATAAGTTTCACCAGGCTGATCTTGATAGACTTCGTCTGCTACCAAATGAGCAATTGTCGTATCGGCAACAATCGGTTGATTTCGGTCACTGACATCAATAGTGATGCCTTCACCAAAAATAACTTTATTGCAACGGGTACTTCCTGCCGAAACGAAAGAACTATTTGCGATTTTAATAATTTGTTGAATATAAGTGATATCGCGATCGAGCAACTCCAATTTGTTGGTCGTTCCAAAGTCGACGAGGCCATTTAATCGGGCTACGGCCAAGTTTCCGGCAGTATGTGCGCGTAGTTCGGCCTCATAAGCAAAAATGTGGAATTGCGAGGCGATGCCCAAGATGTTCACTAAACCGGGATGATCTTCGTAGACGTTGCCACCAGATGGGATAGCGTCAAAAACATCACTAGTCGCATCTGATTCAATTTCAGCAGTATCACTAAATGTCGTTTGAGCTTGATCATCAGTGGTCGGACTATTTTCGGTGCTGTCAGTTTCAAAAGTCGTCGTGGCTTCGGTATCGGCATCCGTATCACTTGTTGCCGGCTCACTGGCGGAACGATCTTCTGATGGCGTTGTCGATTCTGTTAAGGTTTGTTCAACCGTATCGGCTAGGGCCACAGCAGGCGTTTGTAATGCAAAACATCCCAAGATGGCCAATGTTGTCATAATCAGAATAAGCGTTCTTGTCAAATCAAGCCATTGCGACTTGCTTTCTCGAGTAGTCATATCCATGCACCTCACTTGTTGGTTACAGCTGCTAGTCGGCATAAATCTTCACTTTTTGGCAAAACGCGGACCGCGTTTATCCCCCATTTCTTTGATGGCACTCGTCTTGTGAGACAATTCACTTAACTTATGAGCATCATAATATCTGACCCCAAATAAAAAGTCAAACGTTATACAAACTATTAGAAAATGGCACAAAAAAGCACTGACCAATTTCGGTCAGTGCTGCGTTAATTTTTAGAGTAAATGAATCCCATTGGCTTCGCATTTGTCGATCATGGCTTGTGGCCACAAAGCGGCTTGCACTTCGCCAACATGGGCTTTGCCAAGTAACAACATGCAGAGTCGTGATTGACCAATCCCGCCACCAATCGTGAAGGGGAGTTGATCGTGCAAAATGGCTTGGTGATAAGGATACTGGAGTCGATCCTCGGCGTGAGCTAATTTTAATTGCTTAGCTAAGGAATCGGCATCGACCCGAATGCCCATGCTAGAAACTTCGAGCGCGAGTTGTAAGGGTTCGTACCAGAACAAGATATCACCGTTTAATTGCCAGTCATCGTAGTCAGGGGCGCGGCCATCATGACGTTTGCCGCTGTGCAATTCACCACCGATTTGCATTAAGAAGACGGCACCGTACTTTTTGGTGATGGCGTCTTCACGTTCTTTAGGTGTTTTGTCAGGGTACAGATCTTCCAATTCTTGAGTGGTGATGAAATGGATTTCGTCTGGTAGGTGATGAACGGCCTTCGGGAATTTATACCAAACTTCATGTTCCATATGTTTGATTACTTTGAAAATAGTTTTTACGGTTGCTTTTAAAGTATCGATGGTTCGTTCGTCTTTAGCAATCACTTTTTCCCAATCCCATTGATCAACGTAGGCTGAGTGGAGGTTGTCTAAATCCTCGTCTTTGCGAATCGCGTTCATGTTGGTGTATAAGCCAGTATGCATGTCGAAGCCATAGCGTTTTAACGCAACACGTTTCCATTTAGCTAAGGAGTGCACGATTTCAATCGTTTCATCTGGTAAGTCTTGCATCGTGAATGACACTGGGGTTTCCACGCCGTTGAGGTTATCGTTTAAGCCAGATGATTTTGTGACAAACATGGGTGCGGATAGCCGTGACAAGTTAAGTTCTTTACCAAATTCGGTTTGGAAGGTTTCACGAATATAGCGAATCGCTTGTTGGGTTTCTTTGACGGACAATTTTGGATCGTATGACTTTGGAATAATTAAATGCATAATTTCAGTTCTCCTTTGGGTTTTTGGCTAAGATAAAACGAAAAAAGTCTCCCGTCTCTTGACATAATCAAGGGACGAAAGACTTTTTTCGCGGTACCACCCAAGTTGTTTATCTAAAATAAACCAGCTTTTAATAGTGTACAAACATACACCACCGATGATAACGTACCGGTCGACGACTAATCCTACTTTAACGAAGTTATTTCAGTTAGCAACTAAGAAAGTGTTTTTCGGCACGATCAAGATCTGGTTGGGTTTCCACTAAGTCCCAATTCACTGGCAGGTTGATCGTACGTACTCCTCTTTCCTACGTTTTTTATCTTGTGACATTTATATTAGCACTCATTCTTAAAAAGTAAACCCCAAAATTAAAATTTAACGAGACCCTGATGAACAAAGCTCTAATTAATCATTTAAATTATAGCGAAGCTTCATTTGTTCAGAGCCAGCGATGACCATGTCACCGAGCAATTTAGTTTGACGTTTCATTGATTCATCCGCTAGTTTTTGATTAGCGGCTTCCAGATAGGCATTCACGTCGGTTTGCTGACTCAAGCCGGCATCCGTCGCATTTTCAATCTGACGATAGGCACTCATTGCACCTAATTCAAAACTGTTTCGCATATCAACGTAGAAGTCATAATCAGTATCGCCAAGTAAAGCTGTGGTGCAACTTAACCAGTACATATTGTTCAGGTTGAAGGTACCATCCGCATCTTTATAGCTGGCAGGGGTATCTTTAACATTGGCATAGAAAGGCACAACCGTATTGAACGTGTTGGCCCCGAAGGCTAACCAGTGAATCCCAGCGATTTCTGCCGGTACGTTGTTACGAATTTGTAAGATGTGCACATCATGATTCCGGTTGATCCCGATTGGGCGGAATAACTTTTTATCCGCTTCAGAACCGCTACCGTAAACGTCATATTTTGTGTTTTCATAATGTGAACTCAACACAAATTTAACGTCTTCGATGGAGATCTTCCGGTTGGCGTGGCAAATGAAAGGCAAGTCTTGTCCCATCGGATCCTGGTCAACGTCTGGAGTAAAGTATTTCTGACCAAACCAAGCTCGTGGATTGTTATAGACCGTATCTTTAATCGTGGCGCTACCAAAGATATGACGTAGGTTGATACGATCAAAATCAGGGTTCAAATGGTTGGTTTCGATTAATTCAGCCAAATCAGCTGAGGCCAACGTATCGGCGGCACTAAAGTCGAAGTCGTCAATATTCATCCGATTAGGTGCGACCACATAGGCGTCGTCTGGAATCCGCTTGGCCGCCCAATGATGACCACCAATGGTTTCTAGCCACCAAATTTCATTATTATCGGAAAAGGCGATCCCATTTGGTTCATAAGTGCCGTATTCTTTTAAAAGTGAGCCTAGTCGTTCGACCCCTTCTTTAGCAGAATGGATGTAAGGCAATACTAGGGTGACAAGATCTTCTTCCCCAATGCCATCGTCAACTAGGGGATCGATGCCTTGAATGCGGGAATTGGTCGTAATGGTTTCAGTCGCAGACATCGCAATGTTTTCACTGTTGATACCGGCGGCTGGCCAAGTTCCGTTAGTTAAGATTGAGTTTGGAATTGACGTGTAACGTAACGGGTTAGCAGGTAATTCCACCTTAACTTTACTAATAACGGATTGATAATGTTGTGGTTGGTCTTCTGGATTGACGACAACTAACCGTTCTGGATCTAGTGCTTCATGGCCGTCATCATTTCGTGAAATAATGGTGGAACCATCGATGGAGGCCTTTTTACCAACGAGAATCGTGGTACATGAGCCTTGAATTCTTTTTGTCATTTTCTTCGACACTCCTTTGAAGTTATTATCCTCATTATACGCTTTCCCGTTCTGTAATAGCAGGGGGGAAATTAGCCAACAGCTTGACTAGTTTTCTTCAAGATATAGTTCACGCCACTAATACTGATACCGGCTCTGCTAGCAATTTCACGATACGTTTTGCCTGCTGTTCTAAGACGACGAACTAATTGATGTTTAGTTTCCTGACCATCAATTTGTTCAGCTTTGTGAATGGCTGGCTTGACTGGCTGTGGCAACGTTAAAATCTCTGGCGTAGCTGCTTGGATGATTGCCATTTTGTGAATGACATGGTGAGTCGTTTGAGCGTCCCATAGCGCATTATGTTGCTGTGGATTAATGATATTTAGCAAACCAGCCACGCCATTGAGTGGTAAGTCATGTGTGGTGGTTAAAGCATGCTTGTTGCTACGATTGATCACTAAATTAGTGTATTGTTCGCCATCGAAGACGGTCAAAGGTTGATTTACCGTGGCTTGCTCACTAGCGGTCAGTTTTTGATAATACTGTGCGATCAACCAGCGTAAGGACCGTAAATCGTAGGCCTGATCCCAGAAAACCAGTGGTAGTTGGGGAACCAAGACCTGAGCGATGAATTTTTTAAGGACAGTCAGTGGTTCGGCTTGTCGTTCAAATGTCGCCAAAGCGAGCTGAGTCGCGTCAAGTGCTGCGAGCTTTCTCTCTGGTAGGAAGGACGGAAAGTCCAAATAGTGATTGAAGAAGACCGTTGTTTGGGTACCAGCGACATAACTTAGTGCGGCTAATTGAAAAACGGTGGCATCAGCGCCATTGATTTTGGTCGGTTGCCACTGGAAGCTACCATTCACAAAATGCTTCCGGAAAAATGGCCCAAATTCGCAATCAATGACGATATAGTGTTTGGGGATGCTAGTCAGTGTCGTGACGTGTGAAAATACTTTGCTGAAGTCTTCCTGAAAATCGCTTAGCTGAGTGAGTTGATTGGGCAATTGGTAGTGGTAGGCAGCCAGCAGGTTTGAAATCGACAAGCCAGTTGGGTTGGCATCGGCCTGAGAGACATTTTTGAGTTTAATTTGTTGCATGCGGTCGTTTTCGAAGTGAATTGTGTACACGACACCAGCTGAACTAAGCTTGATCCGTGCGACTAAGCCGTGCTTGGCTTGATCTTCAGCGAGCTTGAGTTCACCAGTGGCTGTGACCTCAAAGATGGGATAACCGACTATGTATAAGTGATCAGGATTATTTTGGGTACTTTGCACTAATAAGACGATTTTTGCAGCCATGTGGCAACCTCCCTAAACCTTTTTGAATCCAATAGTGACGTTAAACTTGTGTTGCTAGCTTGCTAAAATTTTAGTGGGCTGACCGACCATGAATTTGTTGATGACGAATTGGTGGCGTTGATTATAGTGACCATATAAAGCTAGCTGAGCATCCGCTTGTAACTGATAATAAAGGGTTAGCGCGTGCTTAACAACCAGACAGTTAATCGTCTTCTCAGGGTCATCAAGGCGTTGGACGCGAACGTATAGCATGAAAGGATCTAATTTTAAGATTTTAGTGTGGTTGGCATATTTAACGTTTAAATTTTGCATTTCCATGATTATCACCTCAAAATCATTATACGAACATATGTTCTAAAAAGCTAGTATAAATTGTCTTTTAGACCAAAAAAATTTGTGAGTGGTTTAATTCAGGCAATAGTCAGCCAGATGTCATGATTAACGGGTGTGCTCGAAAACGTGCGTCTCACCACAAACTGGTGACACAATTATGGTGAGTTTTGACTAAACCGCAGACTTGATCAGTTATCATTTTGGCAAAGACTAGTGGGTTAGCGATGGTAACGGAACCAACATCGGGTGGTTGAGCACCCGTGAAGGCGGCTGAGTGGGCCTTTTAGTGAAGATTTATTTAAAATCACCAATAAAAAACTACAAAAAGACGGCAACTCTTGGTATGATAAACTCTGGCGAATGAAAGGGGGACCGACCATGGAACGTGGACGGCGAGCAACATATGAAGAGCGGATTGAAATTGTGAAGTATACTTTGGCGCATGAGAATAATTATCAGGCGGCGGCCGATAAATTTAATGTGTCGTATCCACAAGTCTACACGTGGGTCCGTAAGTACCGGCAATCCGGTGACGAGGGGTTAGTGGATCATCGCGGCCGGCCCAAAGAATCAAAATAATTATTTACATATGAAAATGCCAACCGAGGGTATCATGACCTTGGTTGGCATTTTTACTTAGGCGATTAACGTGTAGGTGGCGCGAAACTCGGCCAAAATGGTCGTTTTGAAACGCGCAATTTGATCCGGATTGAGCTGTGCCTGTTGATGGGGTTCAACAAGGCCGTTTAATTGAAAGGCCAAAGTCGCGTCCAAATAACTTTCCGCAGTGGGCAAGCTCAGCCTGTGATCTTGGACTTGGGCTAAGATTTGTGTGACTAACGCCTGCGCCTGAAACAGCATGAAAGCTGGTGTTAAATTTGACACCAAGAAGTGGGCCGTTTGGGCTTGTCGCAAGTAAGCGAGTAGGTCAGCTAAGTAAGTTTTGGTCGCCTGTTGCAATTGTTGGGCAAGTTCTGGATAGACGACTTGTAAATCTGTTGAAAAAGTTGTGGTCGTCGAACCAAGTAATAGCAGCGAATTCAGCCAAGTCGGTAAAAAATTAGCCGCTTGAAACTCGGCAACTGGATGTTGTTGAATAAAAGTTAGATGACGATTAACGACGGCCCGCACCAGGTCGTCTTTATTTTTGAAATTGAGATATAGTGTGGCGCGGCTAACACCCGCCTCTTTGGCAAATGTGCTCATAGATTGTTTTTGAAAGCCGCGAATTAAAATTAAGTGATTTAGCTTAATCACTAGGTCATGACGTTCGATCATCTTGATCACCTCAAAAAATAGTATACAATAATTTTACAAATTAGACAATATGATGTATTATTTGTCTAATCTAAAAAACAAACGAGGTTATTAATTATGAAAAAAGTTATTGTGACCGGTGGTTCCGGTTTTGTGGCCAGTTGGGTG from Lactiplantibacillus brownii encodes:
- a CDS encoding collagen-binding domain-containing protein — encoded protein: MTTRESKSQWLDLTRTLILIMTTLAILGCFALQTPAVALADTVEQTLTESTTPSEDRSASEPATSDTDADTEATTTFETDSTENSPTTDDQAQTTFSDTAEIESDATSDVFDAIPSGGNVYEDHPGLVNILGIASQFHIFAYEAELRAHTAGNLAVARLNGLVDFGTTNKLELLDRDITYIQQIIKIANSSFVSAGSTRCNKVIFGEGITIDVSDRNQPIVADTTIAHLVADEVYQDQPGETYIDFDAEFAKLTETSLNLSRQVSNASYATADFKDENQRTIDVTDMTPNEAGQIIINLDADVLAKDRPLIIKGVSPDANGNTIIFNVETNGQTIYPNNSEIKVTYPDGTVRANKDADAYGDNHLLWNLHANQQPFTGTFDVNARFQGSVLAPRATLIANQNMDGNLIATHVTVSGETHRWDLQDNTDNEHDPKEKEEDVTKPDPEDEDDVVVEPDPEEEDDIVEPDPEDEEDDVIEPDPEEEDDIVEPDPEEEDDVIEPDPEDEDDVVEPDSEDEDIVEESDTTESKSENPDSVEKETVAEPAVTEETAVPIETQTGNETTTDDAKIVTELETELNAALSLPVAQRTTAVKRVLSKIDTAIRQAHVAKAPIRATKLESLRIRGLAALHTGQLPQTDERRTQALTAIGLGLIIAVIATSWEITKRRRRKN
- the asnA gene encoding aspartate--ammonia ligase, translating into MHLIIPKSYDPKLSVKETQQAIRYIRETFQTEFGKELNLSRLSAPMFVTKSSGLNDNLNGVETPVSFTMQDLPDETIEIVHSLAKWKRVALKRYGFDMHTGLYTNMNAIRKDEDLDNLHSAYVDQWDWEKVIAKDERTIDTLKATVKTIFKVIKHMEHEVWYKFPKAVHHLPDEIHFITTQELEDLYPDKTPKEREDAITKKYGAVFLMQIGGELHSGKRHDGRAPDYDDWQLNGDILFWYEPLQLALEVSSMGIRVDADSLAKQLKLAHAEDRLQYPYHQAILHDQLPFTIGGGIGQSRLCMLLLGKAHVGEVQAALWPQAMIDKCEANGIHLL
- a CDS encoding C69 family dipeptidase — translated: MTKRIQGSCTTILVGKKASIDGSTIISRNDDGHEALDPERLVVVNPEDQPQHYQSVISKVKVELPANPLRYTSIPNSILTNGTWPAAGINSENIAMSATETITTNSRIQGIDPLVDDGIGEEDLVTLVLPYIHSAKEGVERLGSLLKEYGTYEPNGIAFSDNNEIWWLETIGGHHWAAKRIPDDAYVVAPNRMNIDDFDFSAADTLASADLAELIETNHLNPDFDRINLRHIFGSATIKDTVYNNPRAWFGQKYFTPDVDQDPMGQDLPFICHANRKISIEDVKFVLSSHYENTKYDVYGSGSEADKKLFRPIGINRNHDVHILQIRNNVPAEIAGIHWLAFGANTFNTVVPFYANVKDTPASYKDADGTFNLNNMYWLSCTTALLGDTDYDFYVDMRNSFELGAMSAYRQIENATDAGLSQQTDVNAYLEAANQKLADESMKRQTKLLGDMVIAGSEQMKLRYNLND
- a CDS encoding helix-turn-helix domain-containing protein; the encoded protein is MERGRRATYEERIEIVKYTLAHENNYQAAADKFNVSYPQVYTWVRKYRQSGDEGLVDHRGRPKESK
- a CDS encoding TetR/AcrR family transcriptional regulator, producing the protein MIERHDLVIKLNHLILIRGFQKQSMSTFAKEAGVSRATLYLNFKNKDDLVRAVVNRHLTFIQQHPVAEFQAANFLPTWLNSLLLLGSTTTTFSTDLQVVYPELAQQLQQATKTYLADLLAYLRQAQTAHFLVSNLTPAFMLFQAQALVTQILAQVQDHRLSLPTAESYLDATLAFQLNGLVEPHQQAQLNPDQIARFKTTILAEFRATYTLIA